In Tenebrio molitor chromosome 1, icTenMoli1.1, whole genome shotgun sequence, the sequence atcatttgaaatgcatccatagttacaaataaagcaggaaaactaattaataggtaacttaacatcaacaacagcattggtcagtttaaattgcttctttcctaatcattatttaagatagatttttttgaacatttttcctattattcccagaagatgatgaattcaccgtattattttggtccgccagtgctgggagaccctgtatttccgaaaaaagctggctactgaaattaaaatgtccggatttttttgaaaatgcattgtgagttgaatttattattccgtcaggctcattctcctgaaataccctgtatagttttatacatataatataaacgataaagacacgacaaatattgtaagtttacagatggatgtaggatttaatacgtaattctcaattatatggcttcaacaaaatttgaagaggaaaatggacaaattatcataatacagggtattggtattgctatgaaaacttgtgttgtgttcaatgtcatcgtcaagaaaataaaacttaaacatccaaacctaacctcacaaattttgctagAGTGTACCTTTAAAAGCcgacgtatttgcagtttctattgaaaaatacagataaaaaatctgtataacataaaaatgtttatttaaaaacagcattggatttaaataatattaattatttataccttgctccttattcctccaagtcatccataatgatacattttttatagaataggtacatattacttaaaattagtaacgagcatcatagaagttttcacttctgtcgtgggGTCTTAAGCACCCACTCTTTTctttctataacaatgtttctatcacaacagaaaattttcgcccttccCCATAGGCAGGTATACCGGGacgtttttttaacattgaacatacagggttattataaatgtttgtagtccaagtaggtcATGAATTTGTGCCGCCTTGTTTCGATTCTGCACTGTATCTAGTGGGATATTGGTATGAGTGAGCTCCTGACCAACTGAAACGGTAAAAGTCGTTGTTAATGTCAAATCACTTGATTACCGCATTTTTTTCCTTCGAATCAAAATAAGTCTTTAGTAAAAGTTAAGAGTAAGAGTGTTAAGACCACAGACGACGACGATGAGTATACAACAGTGATCAAGGTTAGGTTAGTAAAATTCTGTAagtttcaagtaaatttattttcaggttAACTGTTCTCTTCCAAATTCTCTCTTCTAATTATCAGTTTCtcctaaacacattttttagaataaaaaggatttttAGGATTGCAATGGGGTACACCGTGGAACAGActactttcattattatttcattttattaaaatggtgtACGAGATGAAAACAGAATGCAATCATGTAAGGATCAATATCTCGCAAAGTTTCCTAATTAAGAGATAGAGGAACAAGCTTTAATGACCCACATTCGATGGATTGTGAATAGACAAAACTAGAGATGCTTCAAAGGAAAAGTCATCGAGAAGGCTTCAAGTTGGTGAAGTTTTGAGAGAgagaatggaacaaaatccCAGAACATCATTGCTGTCAGCACAGTCAGGTGTAGCACTGAGCACATGTCagaaaattgtgaagaaaagattaaatttgcacccttataaaatgtcattgtttCAAGAACTGAAACCAGCAGATTATCCACGTCGTGTTGCATATTGCAGCTGGTTTTTAAACAACCTAAATGATAACAGAACTTTGGATTTGTCATTCTTTTCCAACAAGGCATGGTCCTGcaagggcgtagcaatgattttttgctggggtgggccagacTTTAAACCAGACAGATGATAGATAGATATTGCAgatgtatcttgtttttaatgtgttttacttttattctggagtgggccagaaggattctggggtgggccggGCCCACCTGTGGCCTCCCCCTTTACTACGCCCTTGTGGTCCTGCTGTAAGTTCATAACCTGATTGTACTTAGGGAGACGTTAGAAGTAATAAGTatacctcctcttccatatttGTTGCTGATTTCATTAACAACTATTCCAGATTGGATCAACACATGCCCCTGTCTGACGTCGCCCATCTTGTGTATCCTGCTCCTCCACATAACATTGGAAATCATTTAATGCacattaacaacaataaaaccttGCTGGACAGTTAAATAGCTTTAATTTGTTGCCATAtaacacataaataaaatgtctatttacaatgatttcattctctcattttccatcaacagttttggaatcttgTGGTACTTAACATTGTTTCCTcaaaacttttaaaacaaaaatgattcagtacccattgaataatttaacagcaaCAATTCAGTTCTACACACCTGTGGTTAAACACCAGTGGATAAGTTTACAAAACTGAaatagagaaaattaaattttattgtccgtATGAGATGGATTGAACCATATGAACTTTAAAGTTCACTTTGATAACAAATCCCGTCTTGATGGATTTAAGTCACTGTTACTCACGGTATTAAAACGTTGGAACAATCTCTTTAAACGAATCTTCACTGTTGTGGttaataattcaaagaattttttgaaggtaaacataacctcctaatgtcaagaataataatctacttcGTATCATTTTCGTATTGAACTATGGAacggcaaaagaaaaaatttcatttgttttcatggGCTCGttgactacaaacatttataataaccctgtataaggcattcacgatctttttgggacctaGTTGGCtgaaacaaatgaaattaaacaGCCAATAGGAGAAACGCCAGATTTGGCGCAATAAATGACGCGTGCGCACTAGCCACATTTCCTTCGTCATTACCCCCACTTTTGCGTTCTAATGGCCgacaaacaaatgtcatttgaattgCGAGTTAGGCAATACAACTTTCACCCCCAtggttggctatgaccatctagtgattttgttggcagtacctcggtgataactaaattccctaaagaaaatggacactttttgtgttaggttaggttgttttcagtttagggttatattttctgaataggtacattgttgccggatctcttaaatctggtttgtcttttttaaattaaattaaatcgtttaatagaaattttttatcgtaataaaattattttggcaattttgactgttcctttgatggaaattaatttttttttacacacttaataaatcatttagtttcttacgaatataataaataataaatctggcaagtGGGTGgaaagaaaatgtcgaacagacattgacagaaaaaaaaattgcatccgttgcatccgtggagggagaaaagactggagatggcatttcctatgcttcccatgttaaaaatccgaaccctctaaaagcacgtgcaacaaccttttatgacccagttcacaatgcgctagataaagaagcacaatgcgcttggaaggaaggcgaaggaagccattggcctagcgtctatattcagaaaccttttatgactctgtagttttcgcgggccgggtacacttatttgaattagtgccatctccagtcttttctccctccacggttgcatcactgagttagttagtccaacatgaaaagaaaaaatcatagccaactcggtcccaaaaagatcgtgaatatAATAGctcatacttattccctatgttcagttttaaaaaacacaggtcaatgcatgtatggaatcacgtaaccaaggtaacgaaaatatgtacttgacagtttaacaaaatggtcaagttgtttgaagaagaaatacacataatgcagttattctatgccaatcagagcattagaaatgtgcgtgacatttccaatgcaacacatgatagaccaattccatcaatcggaacaatttttaacattatttcaaaatctctggtgttcggtatagttggttacatagcaactcacaatgcattgatctgtgttttttaaaattgaacatagtgaataagtatggactatgttcagagttaaaaaaaatgtcccggtatacacattgatggttaatttataccaaattttaaatcaatttttattgctttttcgttaaaatgttatagagaaaagttccatgatttggcgcgttcttccactggttaaaattaacacacgttttcagaaacagcctgtatagtgTGGTGGTAAAGtaaggaacaaaattcataatagcgtTATCTGATATTTATAAGAAAATCGCTAGGataggtcgattttatttcgaaaaatgccatcatctgacgtgcaatttgtttaaattttgatattttaaaatgtcaattttttttatatgtgaatttttttttttaaatgatggaCAATCGACCTCCAACGGATCAAGGAACAACAAGGTTAGTGTCCACGTTATAAATATATTATGTATTGCTCGTACGGTGAATcgagtttacattttttttagaccATTCCTGTTGGTTCGTGGAACTAACGTAACCGGACATAAGAAGCCCACGAAGTAAATATACTTATAAGTTATAATAACTATATATTCAAATTTAAGCTTGAAttataatacagttatttTGAAACTCTTGTACATGCAGTAAAGGGATATGTCGGTTCAGGAATCTTCGCAATGGGATTAGCTTTCAGTAGCAGTGGAATCCTTCTAGGACCAGTTATGATGTTAGTTATTGCTCTGATGAATTTACATTGCCAACACCTTCTTGTActaggaattaaaaaaaaaaatatttccttatAACTCTATCGTTTGCAGATTAGGGCATGTATTAAAATAACTGATAAAGAACCTGTTGAGGTGTTGCCCAGTTTTGCTGAAACGGTGCAGTATACATTTGAAGACAGCAAATCACAATGGTTGCAAAAATATTCTAAAGGATTTGGCATATTGACGGACGTGTTTCTTATTGTGGCGGAATATGGATTCtgtgttgtttattttatatttgtcTCTAGACATCTTGGAGAGGTACTAATTacttaaaaattactttaatatttttaaacatttaagtATCATTAacgttttgaaaatataataCTCTAAGTAAGTGATTCGATTCTGGAATATGCTCCTAATACGCAGAAGCGgcatattttagaaaaaagaTTGGTTCTAGAAATTTTACTCAAGACTCTGCCTCTCTCCACATATTCAGCGGCAAGTATGCCATTATGGGCAAAGCTTCTGGAAGTCCAGTAGGACGCAGAAAAGTTTACACGCTTAGGATATGTAATATTTAGGGAAGTTACTCTTTTTTctatatttacatatttttattttaaaaacaatatctTGTAGTTATAACCCATTGTCGAAAGATCTAAGTTTATGATTTTTATTCAggatttgtaaattaaatctatttagAATATGTAGGTATTTTTTGACGTCGTTCTAAAATCTGACTCGTCTTCGTCAGAAGTTcatcaaattttattgtcattgAAATTTTCTAACATTGTTCCATCTGTGTGCTTTCTTATTCTGGACTACAGTAAGGATAAAAGAACAAAGAATAGATTCAATGTATTGTTTGTCCCAAATGACCCCACTTAGTGTGTTCGGGATCTCATTCCATATGCAATtgttcttttaaaattaatatttttattataatagcGATTATTCCAAAACAAGAgctttttttagaaaacatattgtcctacttttttatgtttaagtAAGTATTAGCAAATCTATCTTTATATTGAAGTTTTTGTTgcggtaaattttaaataagtcaTATTTCCAAAGATTTTGATTAACATGTTGATCTTCTTTGTTATTCGATAATCGGGTCATCTCGTTCATTAATTGTGGGGTCAAAGGATGATCTCTTAATTTTACAGATTTCAGCTGCTCATGGATGGGATCCAGGTTATCGAGTAATACTTGCCATAATCTTAATCCCTATGTTGCTTACTACATTTCTCGGAAGTTTAAAATTACTAATGCCAGTGTCACTAATCGCTAATGTAATAATGTGGGTAGGAATCGTCctgattttgtatttttcatctttaaaCTTACCACCCTTAAGTGAGAGAGATTTGATATCACATGTCGACCGACTTCCTCTATTTTTTGGTATAGTACTCTTCGCCTTTGAAGGAATAACATTTGTTAAGTAGTGTGTTAGTTTTGTGTCCTCATCTGATTGCTTGATTTGTAGATTATACCGTTACGGATGGAAATGAAAAACCCTGATTCATTTACGTCGCGATGTGGTGTTCTCAATATGACCATGATAATTGTGATCAGTCTGTATTTACTTGTCGGTTTCCTTGCTTACTGGCAGTGGGGAGACGAAGTACAAGGAAGCGCTTTCTTAAACATGCCTGAATCAGACccgtaaatattttcttgtggtaaaaagtgaaaaatgagaaaacgGTTTCTAGATTATCGCAAGCTACCAAAATTCTTATATCTCTCGGCGTAATGCTGACGTACGCTCTTCCCATGTACGTTGCTTTTGAAATTGCGTACCCAAGATTTTACAGAAAATGGGGACCTTTTAATCATCCGACAGTGataatatacatatatagAACAGTTGCAGTCTTGGTAACATGTACAGTTACAAGGGAAATGTTGAAACTAAACTAATTTGATTTGCTCTTAGATGGAATCGCTAACATCAGTTCCAATTTAGGAATGTTTATTTCGCTGGTTGGAGCTTTAACTGGAGCCGTATTGGCTATACTTTTACCTGTACTTCTCGAACTTGTGATGCTTTACGGTGATCTGACCTATTTCGTCATTATCAAAGACGTTTTCATAATCGTGATTGCCATCGCCGCTGCAGTAACTGGAACAATTTTATCAATAATGGACATCGTGACGGATTATACTAAAGAAAGCGAAGAAAAATgattaaaactttttaaaatatattaacattaaaattgaACACTTTGTATTGCATTGAGAATAACAAGCACTCAAAAAGCAAGAActagttttatttattcagaAACTGtaggtactgtcgcgagcaaaaaaaattggtcgtcaaaatcatactttgacgcaatggaaaatgctctactgtaaaacggtcgtaaatttCATAACCTATGttatgttgtatgacattaattgtaatttttttaataacaatcaaggcggtcgattttatttcgaaaaatgccatcatctgacgtgcaatttgtttaaataacttCATTCGTTTTtacgcaatgacgtcatcaccaatttttttaaatgacccccacttttttcttctttttctcaTATACCTCCTACTAGCTACAagacgaatgaaaaaaaattggtaccttacataacaattttttcgagaaaatcacaaattttatatacttcaaatctaatttttactgtaaaaattttatttgagctcaaacaagaacaaataaacatctaaggttaactaTAAAATTTAACGCTAATGTTGAGTAGAAATTATTCCCCACCAACCATTTGACATTCAACAACACGagtgtacactgcgctcaatattGTCAGGGttgatttgttccattttagcgcgaattctctgccgTAAATGTTCTAAATTATTTGGTGCATTAAAATAAACCCTCGATTTTAAATGACCTcattgaaaaacaattttacgttaaaaataaaattaaattttttgaagtaaaatttgttattttctcaaaaaaattgttatgtaatgaacaatttttttcattcgtagTGTAAATAGCTTATAttatacataacctcaataaataTCTAGAATACGAGTATGTTGGATCAAAATATTTGAAACGATCacttttaattatattaaataaGAATGGCAGTATTaccactttttgtttttaaaagagGTAAACTTATAAGTTATAATGCTAAATCCCAGCGTAtgctgaccggcacaaaaaacgactcattatgatttctttagtaaatgatcttgaaattatatttgtgcttatttttctttattatagttaaattgggatattttgaatgatcgggagtgctatggtcaccatggcaaccgaattgttttgtttaaataaattattagaaaatttgcgctactgtcatgttgtgtttttgtcggttgatttacgtgttaaaatatttaatttgacattacgagatactaattcaaaattctcttcaaatttttgcaatttttcataataatatttaatataattaataataattttatatttaataatatacactactcaaaaaataaaagtagtcacttttttgaacttcgatatttttttttatattttaagagATTTCGTTCAAACTTGGAATATGTAAGGAACCATTAATAATTGAacttattttaacaaattaaaaacagagaGACACTGGAGCAACCTAATACTAACTTTAATGTACTaacatgtgcaaaaataaagagttttaaatcaaattggattaaaaaaagtcTGACAACTTGGCTAATTTGTACCAATTGTGATGTTAATATCTGGTGTGGCTTCCTCTTGCTTGCCAAACGTCGTTGCAGGCTTCGAATAAGCCTTCGCAACCCATCTTGGGGAAAATTGACCCGTTCTACAACTAAAGCCTATGCCAACTGTTCAGTTGTAATTGGAGGATTTGGACGTCCTCGAACACGTTTCCCTAATTGTTCCCAAACATGTTCGATTGGATTTATGTCTGCGCTGCATGCGGGTCAATCCATTTTACGGATATTGTGATCATCAAGATAATCAGTGACGATGTGAGTAATGTGGTGTCTGGCATTGCCTtgcataaaaacaaaattttctcaaCAACATTTGCTCTTGGGATCACTTGACGTTCTAAAATCTCATCAATGTACCTTAGAGCTGTTAGGCCACCATTGCGAAGAAAATCAAGGTCCTTGcgagtgtttattgttattccaCACCACACCATTATGGATACACCAccgaaagggacggtttcatGCACTGTATTTGACACGAAATGTTCTAAAGCCCTCCTCCAGACTCTTACACCTTCACCATTAACTGACAGAACAAACTTGGACTCATCACTAAATATGACAGGAGTCCAATGACGAAGTTGCCAGTTTAAGTGTTctctttcaaattcaaatcttCTTTAACGATGTTCTCTGgtcaattttggaaattttgcagAACGTCTTGCTCTCAATTCAGCCTCTCTTAACCTATTGCAGACTGTTTGATCGCTAATTCTTGTTCCTCTTGTCCTCACTAGATGTTTTTGCGCAGTATGTGTGCGATTTCGAATGGCTTGCAATCGCAGAAAACGCTCATCACCTATCGTAGTTTTACTCTTTGGACCTGTACCTGCTCGCCTTGTTACGGTACCTGTTTTTCGGTATTGTTTCCAAAGCTTCCACACAGTTTCCTGCACAACCCCGAGCTGTTTGGTAACATAAAGTTGTGAATGTCCTTCTTCGCGTAACATTACAGCTCTATTAACTTCTGTCGACGTTAATTGCTGAACCATtgcttattttaaatgttagtGAACTGTCAGAATGATCTAATATTGTTTAAGACTAAAATGGTCCAAAGTctgtttaaacattttttcttaagtgatttttttcattttagtttttgtattGTTCGAACATTTGAGGCTCTAAGTTGATTATAACAAGGAGCATTCGCgtacaattttgtaattactttaataaatGACGGTTCAATATACAGTCCAAGTTTGATTCAAATcccttaaaatataaaaaaatatcgaagttcaaaaaagtgactacttttattttttgagtagtgtataataataataataatatccgtaatagtgtatgtactccggcaaaattgccgtgcctccgggtggcggagggattttttaataatttaataaatataacaattttcaatttgtttgtgACGAATGTCTTGCAATTGAGGGTTCATCTAAGCTTGACCTGTTGACTGAATCCGTAAATAAATGTGTGTCAATTGTTGAAGAACAGAGTCAAATTATTACAGTTCAAAATGATAAAAGACTTAAAGAATACCAACACGGTTGAGCTCGGAGCAGTTGCCAATGATCTACCTCTTTCTTACTCGGAAGTCACTAAAAAGTCATCTGTCATTCTAAAAccgaaaaatgaaaatcagaCTGTTTTCGACATcaagaaagatttatttaCTAATATTGACCTCATAGCATCCAAGATAGCGATTTCTAACATTAAGGGGAACCGAAGTGGTGGAGTGATTATTACTTGTGATAGTCTGGAAGATTCCACCAGGATTAAGGGCTTGATATCTGACAGATTGTCAGGTTACAACGTGAAGGACCTACCTCTGCCGCATCCGAGAATTAGAATTTCTCACATTGATTCCTCTGTATCCCAAGATAAATTGCTAGAGTATATATTGACTCAGAACAAATCCCTCTTCAGCAAAAACTTTAACTGTGTTCTGAAAAAGTTTTCTCCACTGCGCAACAATACCACCCTTAATCAGGCGTTGTTGGAGGTGGATGTTGCGTCTTATCGTAACATTTTTGCTGCGGGTAAACTTCTCATTGGGTATGATTACTGTAGAGTGTGGGATGTTGTTGATCTTAGGCGTTGCTTTAATTGCTCGGGCTTTCATCACCTTTCGCGACAATGTCGTCTGACTAAACCGATTTGTCCCAGGTGTGCCGGTCATTATTGTGTTAGGGACTGTACTTCCACAACTTTAAAGTGTATTAACTGCTCGGCGCTTCGAGATGAACATCCGGACATTGACTGTACCCATGCGGCATGGGATAATTCCAAGTGTACAACTTACAAATCACAACTTGCTACTTTCAAAGGCAGGGTCCTTAGTCTCGAATAGCAACCACTGCATTCGTATCATCGAGGGAGAGATGTTTCCAGTTCCCCCATATCACTTTCCCACAATCCATATGAAACTCATACAGTCAGTTCTCTAGTTTGCTATTATCAAAATGTTAGGGGGCTGGGAATCAAAACTCACATTTTTTATCTCTCTACGATTGCTGCTTCGCATTATAACATCATAGCTCTTACCGAAACTTGGCTCCATGAAGGCATCAGCGATGGTGAATTGTTTGATTTGTCAACCTTCACATTCTTTAGACACGATCGTATTACTGTTCCTGAGGGGCCTAGGCGGGGAGGTGGAGTGTTGATGGTAGTCCGGAATGAATTTAATGTTGAGAGGTGCGAAGTGGTTTGTGATGTTCTGTCCAGAATCGATTTCTTGCTAATcaagattaattttaattatcgtGCTGTGTACGTCCTGGTGCTTTACACTCCCCCGAACTCATGATTCTACGTACAAGGTCTTCTAAGTTGTTCCGTGATCGACTCAGGTGATCCTTTGGTGGGAGTCGACGATCATCATCCATCCCTTGAGGTGGGCGTCACCGTTGGTGATGTGTTCAAGAGATTTCCAATCGGCCGAAGTAGTGCGTTCAATTTTAGAAGATGTAACTTTGTTGCTCTCTACGATGCTTTGAACGGTGTTGGGTCCCGTTAGTCGGTACCGCTCGGGAATTGTCGGACGGTACCGCTATCCACCCTCACGAGGGGGTTGCGAAAGTTGCGAGAGTCTTGTGACGCGACACTCTCATCTCATTCAGTAAGATAAGTAGTCATGTAATAGCACGAAGTAATAGTCAGTACCGAGAGTACTACTCGTATGTACAGCAATGTAACAAGTAACAATAATTACACGTAGTACCTATATAAGTAAACTACAAGTGCAGTTTAATTGTTCCCAATTGCGGGAACTGGTCCTTCGAGAAATTAAAACGGTGTGGACTGGTCGTTTCTCTCTGCTTATGCAACTGTTGAGTGTGCTGtgtctgatttttatttagtgTTGAATGAGGTGTTTCGCTGTCATGTGCCGCCGAGGGGTAGGTTCAATAGGAACTTGATTACTCTGTTGAAAAAGAAGAATAGGGCATGGAGGCGTTATAAGACAACCGGATCTGTCTACAGCTTTGAAACTTTTAAATCCTTAAGGCGGTGCTTTAAGGTGGATGTTGCCGCGGTGTATAGAGAATATGTCAGGCGAGTTAACAATGACATCAAAACAGATCCAAAGAAATTCTGGTCATTCCTGGATTCCTGGATTATGACAATGCTACTATAACGGATCCCCAAATCATAGTTGATAGTTTTACTTCTCTTCCCTATGAGAATCTTACTCTGACGAGTGTTTCACACGATGATGTACTTAAAGCCATAAATTGCCTTAAACCTAACATGACTAGTCGATCTGATGAGATACAAAGCCTTGTGATAAGGGATTGTACGGCGGTCTTCGCCGAGCCTTTGTGTTTCCTATTCAACCTAATATTAAAAACTAGTTGTTATCCTATGAGATGGAAGACTTTGGCTGTGCGCCCCATTCacaaaaatgatgacaaatcgGAGATTACCAACTACAGGCCTATTACCTTAATCAGTAACTTTGCGAAGGTCTTTGAATATGTCCTGTATAATTCCTCACTCCATTATGTCTCTCACAAGCTATCTCCCAATCAGCATGGCTTCACAAAGTGTCGGTCTACCGAACGAACCAGGTGTCGATCAGTCAGTATTTATCTGATGCATTAGATAACCATTCCCAAGTTGATGTAGTTTACACGGATTTCTCGAAGGCCTTCGACAGGATTGATCATGGTCTTTTCTTGATCAAATTGGAGTCATTCAGTTTTTCGGATAGTCTTGTGAAGCTAATAAGGTCTTATTTAAGCGATCGATTTATGTACGTGGGAGTGAATGGGTATGGGTCTAAGTCGTTTAAGTAGGAGTCCGGTGTTCCGCAGGGTTCGGTTTTGGGTGCgctgttttttaatatctttacGTACCGAACCTCTTGTTTGCTGATGACATGAAGATTTACCTTACGATAGACTCGATTGATGATGCTCTTCGACTTCAGGGCTATATTGAGGAGATCTCTAGAAGGTGtaagttaaataattttgttctcAACCATCTTAAGTGTAGCAGTAGCATAGTTACATTCACAAGGAAGACCAAGCCTCTCCTATTTGACTATAAAATCAACGGCTCCATTCTAACAAGACGTGAGTCAATTAGAGATCTGGGTGTCATCTTCGACTCCAAATTATCCTTCGGCGAACACATTCGGACCATTGCGGGGACTGCTTTCAGGGCACTGGGTTTTGTTTTGCGTGCTGGTAGGGAATTCTCTGATGTCGCGACCCTGAGCTTCTGTATATCACCTATGTCAGTTCCCGGCTCGAGTATGCTTCCCTTGTATGGTCGCCGATATATGATGTTCACTCTTCTCTTCTGGAGCGAGTGCAACGCAGATTCCTGAAGAATGTAGTCTTCATGTTGAATGGTGCATATCCGCCTCGTCCACAAGGTCTTCTGCTCGGTGAGGTTGGTCTGCAGTCTCTGCTCGATAGACGCATGGAGCATTCAGTGatctttttgttcaaattgttcaGAGGGCTGCAGGAATGTCCTCACGTTCTGGAGAGGATCAGTTTGAGGGTTAGCCGGTCGGGATCTAGGGTAAGGAGTGTTTTCTACATCGGTCAGCGCCACACGGACATCTGGCTCAAGTCACCTGTCACTCGATGCTGCGAAATTACCAGTGTCGAGGCCCacatcgatattttttgttgcagcaTTTCGCAGATCAAAGAATTCTTCTCCATCTCCTCGTGAACCAGGACGATCCTACTCAGATGAGTGC encodes:
- the LOC138122332 gene encoding proton-coupled amino acid transporter-like protein CG1139 isoform X1; this encodes MMDNRPPTDQGTTRPFLLVRGTNVTGHKKPTNYFETLVHAVKGYVGSGIFAMGLAFSSSGILLGPVMMLVIALMNLHCQHLLIRACIKITDKEPVEVLPSFAETVQYTFEDSKSQWLQKYSKGFGILTDVFLIVAEYGFCVVYFIFVSRHLGEISAAHGWDPGYRVILAIILIPMLLTTFLGSLKLLMPVSLIANVIMWVGIVLILYFSSLNLPPLSERDLISHVDRLPLFFGIVLFAFEGITFIIPLRMEMKNPDSFTSRCGVLNMTMIIVISLYLLVGFLAYWQWGDEVQGSAFLNMPESDPLSQATKILISLGVMLTYALPMYVAFEIAYPRFYRKWGPFNHPTVIIYIYRTVAVLVTYGIANISSNLGMFISLVGALTGAVLAILLPVLLELVMLYGDLTYFVIIKDVFIIVIAIAAAVTGTILSIMDIVTDYTKESEEK
- the LOC138122332 gene encoding proton-coupled amino acid transporter-like protein CG1139 isoform X4, encoding MGLAFSSSGILLGPVMMLVIALMNLHCQHLLIRACIKITDKEPVEVLPSFAETVQYTFEDSKSQWLQKYSKGFGILTDVFLIVAEYGFCVVYFIFVSRHLGEISAAHGWDPGYRVILAIILIPMLLTTFLGSLKLLMPVSLIANVIMWVGIVLILYFSSLNLPPLSERDLISHVDRLPLFFGIVLFAFEGITFIIPLRMEMKNPDSFTSRCGVLNMTMIIVISLYLLVGFLAYWQWGDEVQGSAFLNMPESDPLSQATKILISLGVMLTYALPMYVAFEIAYPRFYRKWGPFNHPTVIIYIYRTVAVLVTYGIANISSNLGMFISLVGALTGAVLAILLPVLLELVMLYGDLTYFVIIKDVFIIVIAIAAAVTGTILSIMDIVTDYTKESEEK
- the LOC138122332 gene encoding proton-coupled amino acid transporter 1-like isoform X5; protein product: MMDNRPPTDQGTTRPFLLVRGTNVTGHKKPTNYFETLVHAVKGYVGSGIFAMGLAFSSSGILLGPVMMLVIALMNLHCQHLLIRACIKITDKEPVEVLPSFAETVQYTFEDSKSQWLQKYSKGFGILTDVFLIVAEYGFCVVYFIFVSRHLGEIIPLRMEMKNPDSFTSRCGVLNMTMIIVISLYLLVGFLAYWQWGDEVQGSAFLNMPESDPLSQATKILISLGVMLTYALPMYVAFEIAYPRFYRKWGPFNHPTVIIYIYRTVAVLVTYGIANISSNLGMFISLVGALTGAVLAILLPVLLELVMLYGDLTYFVIIKDVFIIVIAIAAAVTGTILSIMDIVTDYTKESEEK